One window from the genome of Tachysurus vachellii isolate PV-2020 chromosome 5, HZAU_Pvac_v1, whole genome shotgun sequence encodes:
- the prune gene encoding exopolyphosphatase PRUNE1 has product MDTYLRSCRDVLKAHMKNSSGQLNVVLGNEACDLDSMVSALTFAYFLSKTFDSRKTAVPVLNIPRAEFPLRSDCAFLLRESGLSQDYLLFRDELDLHSLQNLAITLVDHNILPEADRTLEDAVVEVIDHHRLERTPSPFCPITAETVGSCATLVTERIVQKAPELLDQQVAQLLYGTIITDCVNMAPEAGKVTPKDSQYVILLESRFPKLPPRSILFQSLQNAKFDVSGLTTEQMLLKDMKTVSGGDLRLAVSVIYMTLEDFLQRKSLQQELCEFCHKHNYNLVVAMTISFIDNKEPFRQIAVYSSNTRNRDEVIKALEKARNPHLNLSPMSSPYTDMKAYVQGNTLASRKKVLPIVSDFLKEKERKMEHLEELELEDEATQEQGDSQQCCEDNMMEEDSGVPPTPMNSLVEGCPLDNGLPKINADVLVEKVSKIISEEDDDGP; this is encoded by the exons ATGGACACTTATTTAAGGAGCTGTCGGGACGTGCTGAAG GCTCACATGAAGAACAGCTCTGGGCAACTCAATGTTGTGCTGGGGAATGAGGCATGTGATCTTGACTCCATGGTGTCAGCCCTCACTTTTGCCTATTTCCTTTCAAAG ACTTTCGACTCTAGGAAAACAGCAGTGCCTGTGCTGAATATCCCACGAGCAGAATTTCCCTTGCGCTCTGACTGTGCTTTCCTGCTGAGAGAGAGCGGACTGTCTCAGGACTACCTGCTGTTCAGGGATGAACTGGATTTGCACAGCCTGCAAAATCTGGCCATCACATTAGTCGACCACAACATTCTACCCGA GGCTGACAGGACACTGGAAGATGCTGTAGTAGAAGTCATTGATCATCATCGTTTAGAAAGAACCCCATCTCCTTTTTGTCCCATCACCGCAGAGACTGTGGGCTCCTGTGCCACCCTGGTTACAGAGCGCATTGTCCAGAAGGCGCCTGAGCTGCTAGACCAACAGGTGGCACAGCTCCTATATG GAACGATTATCACTGACTGTGTTAATATGGCACCTGAAGCAGGAAAAGTCACACCCAAAGACAGCCAGTATGTCATCCTTCTAGAGAGCCGTTTTCCTAAACTCCCACCTCGCAGCATCCTCTTTCAGTCTCTACAGAATGCCAAGTTTGATGTTTCAG GCCTTACCACTGAGCAGATGTTGTTAAAAGATATGAAGACTGTATCAGGTGGAGATCTAAGACTGGCTGTCAGTGTTATCTACATGACCCTCGAG GATTTCCTGCAACGTAAGAGCCTACAGCAGGAGCTTTGTGAATTCTGTCATAAGCATAACTACAATCTGGTTGTGGCCATGACCATCTCTTTCATCGACAATAAGGAGCCTTTCAGGCAGATTGCTGTTTACAGCTCCAACACACGCAACAGGGATGAG GTAATCAAAGCACTTGAAAAAGCCAGGAACCCCCATCTGAATCTCAGTCCCATGAGCAGTCCATATACAGACATGAAGGCCTACGTTCAGGGCAACACTTTGGCCTCACGCAAGAAGGTGTTACCCATCGTTTCAGACTTCcttaaagaaaaagagaggaaaatggAACACCTGGAGGAGCTGGAGCTGGAGGATGAGGCCACACAAGAGCAGGGGGACTCTCAGCAGTGCTGTGAGGACAATATGATGGAAGAGGACTCTGGTGTCCCTCCAACTCCCATGAACAGTCTGGTCGAAGGCTGTCCTTTAGACAATGGTCTACCCAAAATCAACGCAGACGTGCTGGTGGAAAAAGTCAGCAAGATAATCAGTGAGGAGGACGATGATGGGCCATGA